From the genome of Streptomyces sp. NBC_01116, one region includes:
- a CDS encoding TioE family transcriptional regulator produces the protein MRQNPQTAGRLRPVDLARRHGLSTQAIRNYEAAGILPAAGRTPHGYRTYAPLHALALAAFLALVPGHGHGTAASIMRAVNRDDPEEAFRIVDESHAQLLEDRRTLEAVEGALRDLGPDAAPAPGDASSPGGMFVGPLAGRLGIGPATLRKWERAGLVTPRRDPRTGYRVYAEADVRDAGLAHQLRRGGYRLDQIAPLIAQVRAAGGLEPLAAALRDWHARLAVRGRAMLAGAAELDAYLRHVTEAP, from the coding sequence ATGAGGCAGAACCCTCAAACAGCAGGCCGACTCCGGCCCGTCGATCTGGCCCGCCGGCACGGATTGTCGACGCAGGCGATCAGGAATTACGAGGCGGCGGGGATCCTCCCGGCCGCCGGGCGCACACCGCACGGCTACCGCACCTACGCACCGCTGCACGCGCTCGCCCTCGCGGCGTTCCTCGCGCTGGTACCCGGTCATGGGCACGGGACCGCGGCGTCGATCATGCGGGCGGTGAACCGCGACGATCCGGAGGAGGCGTTCCGTATCGTCGACGAGAGCCACGCCCAGCTCCTTGAGGACCGCCGGACGCTGGAAGCGGTCGAGGGAGCGCTGCGCGATCTGGGCCCCGACGCCGCGCCCGCACCTGGCGACGCGTCGAGCCCCGGCGGGATGTTCGTGGGGCCGCTGGCGGGAAGGCTGGGTATCGGGCCCGCCACGCTGCGGAAGTGGGAGCGCGCCGGTCTCGTGACCCCGCGCCGCGACCCGAGGACCGGCTACCGGGTGTACGCCGAGGCCGACGTACGGGATGCCGGACTGGCCCACCAGCTGAGGCGGGGCGGCTACCGTCTTGACCAGATCGCACCGTTGATCGCCCAGGTGCGGGCGGCCGGCGGTCTGGAGCCGCTGGCGGCCGCCCTGCGCGACTGGCACGCGCGGCTGGCCGTCCGGGGGAGGGCGATGCTGGCCGGGGCCGCCGAGCTGGACGCCTACCTCCGCCACGTAACCGAAGCCCCCTGA
- a CDS encoding acyl-CoA dehydrogenase family protein — translation MPTPTAPRSNPTAVTHEVTNQPPPLTGHDAADDAVLLEGIRREGAAWHLDDLHRFGRYVGGEEAQHWADQANRHEPELRTHDRYGHRIDEVEFHPAYHSLMDASVRAGLAGAAWADGRPGAHVARAGGFMLATMLEQGHLCPVSMTYAVVPALRHSPDLAKTYEPLLTSRVYEPGLSTPAAKRGLLAGMGMTEKQGGTDVRANTTAAAEQADGTWRLRGHKWFTSAPMNDLFLVLAQSPGGLSCFLVPRVLPDGSRNTFRLQRLKDKLGNRSNASSEPEFDDTVAWLVGDEGKGVRAIIDMVTMTRLDCVLGSAAGTRAALAQAAHHVRHRSVFGARLIDQPLMRNVLADLSLESEAATTLALRLAGAADRAHRGDQGERAFLRLATAIGKYWVCKRQPVAVAEALECLGGNGYDEASGMPRLYREAPLNGIWEGSGNVNALDMLRALTREPASLEAFHAEIEAAAGADARLDAAWQELRADLARTEDAQLRARRVVERAALVLQGSLLVRHAPAAVADAFCASRLAGDQGLAFGTLPADTDFSALLGRLPA, via the coding sequence ATGCCCACGCCTACCGCACCGCGCAGCAACCCGACCGCCGTGACCCACGAGGTGACGAACCAGCCGCCGCCGCTCACCGGGCACGACGCCGCCGACGACGCGGTGCTGCTCGAAGGGATACGCCGCGAGGGCGCCGCATGGCACCTGGACGACCTGCACCGCTTCGGCCGCTACGTCGGCGGCGAGGAGGCGCAGCACTGGGCCGACCAGGCCAACCGCCACGAACCGGAGCTGCGTACCCACGACCGCTACGGCCACCGGATCGACGAGGTCGAGTTCCACCCCGCCTACCACAGCCTGATGGACGCCTCGGTGCGTGCGGGTCTGGCGGGCGCCGCCTGGGCCGACGGGCGCCCCGGGGCCCATGTCGCCCGGGCGGGCGGTTTCATGCTGGCCACGATGCTGGAGCAGGGCCATCTGTGCCCGGTCTCGATGACGTACGCCGTCGTCCCGGCACTGCGCCACTCCCCCGACCTCGCCAAGACGTACGAACCGCTCCTGACCAGCCGGGTGTACGAGCCCGGGCTGAGCACCCCCGCCGCCAAGCGCGGCCTGCTCGCCGGCATGGGGATGACGGAGAAGCAGGGCGGCACCGACGTGCGCGCGAACACCACGGCCGCCGCCGAGCAGGCGGACGGCACCTGGCGGCTGCGCGGGCACAAGTGGTTCACCAGTGCGCCGATGAACGACCTCTTCCTGGTGCTCGCCCAGTCGCCCGGCGGCCTGTCGTGCTTCCTGGTGCCACGCGTGCTGCCGGACGGGAGCCGGAACACGTTCCGGCTCCAGCGGCTCAAGGACAAGCTCGGCAACCGCTCCAACGCCTCCAGCGAGCCCGAGTTCGACGACACCGTGGCCTGGCTCGTCGGTGACGAGGGCAAGGGCGTGCGCGCCATCATCGACATGGTGACGATGACCCGGCTCGACTGCGTGCTCGGTTCCGCCGCCGGCACCCGTGCCGCGCTCGCGCAGGCGGCCCACCACGTGCGCCACCGCTCGGTGTTCGGTGCCCGGCTGATCGACCAGCCCCTGATGCGCAATGTCCTGGCGGACCTGTCCCTGGAGTCCGAGGCCGCCACGACCCTGGCCCTGCGCCTGGCGGGGGCCGCCGACCGTGCCCACCGGGGCGACCAGGGCGAACGCGCCTTCCTCCGGCTGGCCACCGCCATCGGCAAGTACTGGGTGTGCAAGCGGCAGCCCGTGGCGGTCGCCGAGGCCCTGGAGTGCCTCGGCGGCAACGGGTACGACGAGGCGTCGGGGATGCCGCGGCTCTACCGCGAGGCACCGCTCAACGGGATCTGGGAGGGCTCCGGCAATGTCAACGCCCTCGACATGCTCCGGGCGTTGACGCGGGAGCCCGCGTCGCTGGAGGCCTTCCACGCCGAGATCGAGGCGGCGGCCGGAGCGGACGCGCGCCTCGACGCGGCCTGGCAGGAGCTGCGCGCCGACCTCGCGCGCACCGAGGACGCGCAGCTCCGGGCCCGCCGGGTCGTCGAACGGGCCGCTCTCGTACTCCAGGGCTCACTGCTGGTGCGTCACGCGCCGGCGGCGGTGGCCGACGCGTTCTGCGCGTCGCGCCTCGCCGGGGACCAGGGGCTCGCCTTCGGCACGCTCCCCGCGGACACTGACTTCTCGGCGCTGCTGGGGCGGCTGCCGGCCTGA
- a CDS encoding TetR/AcrR family transcriptional regulator, translating to MAYRRTPAEARRLEAAREHLVARATEVVAEVGWAQASVTAVADAAGIAAGSVYQHFSSKSALAVEVFRRAARREVDVLGEVLEGDGDPAERLRRGVEVFARRALENHGLAYALLAAPAEPAVGAERLAFRRRYRALFAAVIDEGVTAGLLPDQDAEITAAALTGAVGEVLVYPLSTSAAYDTDRLVTRLSAVALRCAGAAP from the coding sequence ATGGCCTACCGCAGGACCCCAGCCGAGGCCCGTCGGCTCGAAGCCGCCCGGGAGCATCTCGTCGCACGCGCCACCGAGGTCGTGGCGGAGGTCGGCTGGGCGCAGGCGTCCGTGACCGCTGTGGCCGACGCGGCCGGGATCGCCGCCGGCTCCGTCTACCAGCACTTCTCGTCCAAGTCGGCGCTGGCCGTGGAGGTGTTCCGACGCGCCGCGCGGCGCGAGGTGGACGTCCTGGGCGAGGTGCTGGAGGGCGACGGCGATCCCGCCGAGCGGTTGCGCCGAGGGGTGGAGGTGTTCGCCCGCCGCGCCCTGGAGAACCACGGTCTGGCGTACGCGCTGCTCGCGGCGCCCGCCGAACCGGCGGTCGGCGCGGAGCGTCTCGCCTTCCGGCGCCGCTACCGGGCGCTGTTCGCCGCGGTGATCGACGAGGGCGTCACCGCGGGCCTGCTGCCGGACCAGGACGCGGAGATCACCGCCGCCGCGCTGACCGGAGCCGTCGGCGAGGTCCTCGTGTACCCGCTGAGCACCTCGGCCGCGTACGACACCGACCGGCTCGTCACCCGCCTCTCCGCCGTGGCCCTGCGCTGTGCGGGCGCGGCTCCCTGA